Proteins from one Triticum aestivum cultivar Chinese Spring chromosome 7A, IWGSC CS RefSeq v2.1, whole genome shotgun sequence genomic window:
- the LOC123154111 gene encoding E3 ubiquitin-protein ligase BOI encodes MASVDLQRLRHMLLTTGAGAGHHQLASAAAMPASGPCYGAAMACQPGQPYADLFTLPPPPTSSVADQYSEFLAMAGADLVKKGVSPDGAQEMITKMRRRDEQSSMLGAVDVLAAHAQQQTIDVDRILLKHVKTMWTTLAEQRQTHTRLIISTVEARAAKRLKAKDEEIERIRIMNWALEERLRNLFMEAQMWRDVAQSNEATANVLRGDLQRVLDAQAVRGGGISGDGQEEDAESCCWGENQAPLCAEEDVGTPAVEERPATGAGRCKACREGAAVVLLLPCRHLCVCAPCAAAALACPACGSAKNGSICINFS; translated from the exons ATGGCCTCCGTGGACCTGCAACGCCTGCGCCACATGTTACTcaccaccggcgccggcgccggccaccACCAGCTCGCCTCCGCTGCTGCTATGCCAGCGAGTGGGCCTTGTTATGGCGCTGCGATGGCGTGCCAGCCGGGGCAGCCGTACGCGGACCTCTtcacgctgccgccgccgccgacgtcgtcGGTCGCGGATCAGTATTCGGAGTTCTTGGCGATGGCTGGGGCTGATCTGGTGAAGAAGGGCGTCAGCCCCGACGGTGCTCAGGAAATGATCACCAAGATGCGGAGGCGCGACGAGCAGTCGTCGATGCTTGGCGCGGTCGACGTTCTTGCGGCCCACGCGCAGCAGCAGACCATCGACGTCGACCGCATCCTGCTCAAACAT GTGAAAACGATGTGGACTACTCTCGCGGAGCAGAGGCAGACCCACACGAGGCTCATCATCTCGACCGTGGAGGCCAGGGCGGCGAAGCGGCTCAAGGCTAAGGACGAGGAGATTGAGCGGATCAGGATCATGAACTGGGCGCTCGAGGAGCGCCTTCGGAACCTCTTCATGGAGGCTCAGATGTGGCGCGACGTCGCGCAGTCCAACGAGGCCACGGCCAACGTGCTCCGCGGCGACCTTCAGCGGGTGCTCGACGCCCAGGCGGTCCGTGGCGGTGGAATAAGCGGCGACGGTCAGGAGGAGGACGCAGAGTCGTGCTGCTGGGGGGAGAACCAGGCGCCCTTATGCGCGGAGGAGGACGTGGGCACGCCGGCAGTGGAGGAGCGTCCCGCGACAGGAGCAGGAAGGTGCAAGGCGTGCCGCGAGGGCGcggccgttgtgctgctgctgccgTGCCGGCACCTCTGCGTGTGCGCACCGTGCGCGGCCGCGGCATTGGCGTGCCCGGCGTGCGGAAGCGCCAAGAATGGCAGCATCTGCATCAACTTTTCGTGA